GACTTCTCCTGTTTGGACGAACAATACAAACCACAGTGAGTACAAACactttgtgttcatgttttgccagcaatgttttttttaaagttttttttaggaatttatttgatagtgagagatacAGGAGAAAGGGGGACTAAGCCTCATGTTGAGCTCTACCAGTGTGCCACCAGGAGGACCCATTGCAGTCTATGTTAACAGAATGTTGATGCTAGCTTTGCTGCTCAGTCTGTgctcagaaataaaaatgatttcatGCAAATAAGATTTTAATTAATCTAATCGTATTGAGTGTGTTTGCCTTGGTAATCCTTTGTTGAGATCTTCATTATACTAAACTTTTCGCAAGTCACAGACTTGCAGGGACGAGGTTGACAACCAAATGAGCAGTGAATTGGTAGGAAGCATGCAGAGCCATccaataaagtgatttttttccccccaatgattttttattgttttccctgCAGATGAAGCTGATCTACTGCTGCAGTGCcttgctcctgctcctgcttaTTCCCAGAGCCTGTGAAGGTGGCAACATCTTGGTCTTTCCCATGGAGGGCAGCCACTGGGTGAACATGGATATTCTACTTCAAGCCTTGCACTCGAGAGGACACAATATAACTATTGTGCGTTCCAGCAAAAGTTGGTACATCAAGGAGAAATCGTCTTATTACAATGCCTATACAGTTCAAGTGGAGAGGAGCTTAAATCAGAAGTTCATTACAGAAATTGTATCTAGCTATATTGAATTTGAAAGGGGGGCTCTTCCCTTGACAAGTTTTCTCCACATGACTGTAGGAATGTTCGGCACCTTTGTTAAAATACACCAAGCTGTGGGTGAATTTGTAACGGCAGTGCTCGATGACCAAGAGCTGATGAGAAACATGAAGGACAGCAAGTTTGACCTGGTACTCACTGACCCCAGCTGGGGCGGTGGAATCATTTTGGCCAAATATTTGAATCTTCCTTTGGTTTATAATGTACGGTGGCTAATAGCTGGAGAGGGTCATCTTGCTATCGCTCCTTCACCGTTATCATATATTCCTATAACAGGATCTGGATACACTGATAagatgactttttttcaaagagttaaaaacatcatattgcAACTAATTACccaaacacaaaatgagctgGTGATTAAGATAGTTTACCAGGAAATATGTGATAAATATCTTGGGCCTGACAATGACTTTAAGATGTTAATGCTTGATGCAGACATCTGGCTCATGAGAGTGGACTTTGTGTTTGAGTTCCCCCGTCCCACCATGCCTAACGTTGTCTATATGGGAGGGTTCCATTGTAAACCAGCAAAACCTCTTCCTGAACACCTGGAGGAGTTTGTGCAGAGTTCTGGAGAGCATGGGGTCATCATCATGTCTCTGGGGACTTTTGTGAGTGAACTTCCTGCTGATCTTACAGAATACATTGCTGCAGCTTTTGCTAAATTACCTCAGAAAGTCATCTGGAGGCATAAAGGTGACAGACCA
The Centropristis striata isolate RG_2023a ecotype Rhode Island chromosome 2, C.striata_1.0, whole genome shotgun sequence DNA segment above includes these coding regions:
- the LOC131984970 gene encoding UDP-glucuronosyltransferase 2C1-like, which produces MKLIYCCSALLLLLLIPRACEGGNILVFPMEGSHWVNMDILLQALHSRGHNITIVRSSKSWYIKEKSSYYNAYTVQVERSLNQKFITEIVSSYIEFERGALPLTSFLHMTVGMFGTFVKIHQAVGEFVTAVLDDQELMRNMKDSKFDLVLTDPSWGGGIILAKYLNLPLVYNVRWLIAGEGHLAIAPSPLSYIPITGSGYTDKMTFFQRVKNIILQLITQTQNELVIKIVYQEICDKYLGPDNDFKMLMLDADIWLMRVDFVFEFPRPTMPNVVYMGGFHCKPAKPLPEHLEEFVQSSGEHGVIIMSLGTFVSELPADLTEYIAAAFAKLPQKVIWRHKGDRPASLGNNTLIVDWMPQNDLLGHPKIKLFVAHGGTNGVQEAIYHGVPVVGLPLFFDQYDNLLRLQERGGAKILAIQTVDQDDNFLKAIQEVLNEPSYMMNMQRLSRLHRDQPIKPLDNALFWIEFVMRHKGAAHLKAESYRMPWYSYHSVDVFLFLAGVFILMLFTTFIFMRCLYTAVCKHKVKRD